A window of the Sphingobium sp. CAP-1 genome harbors these coding sequences:
- a CDS encoding translocation/assembly module TamB domain-containing protein, with amino-acid sequence MAEDALEPPPTPVVPPPPSTPQPQRAWDGRWQRWLLGIIASLLLIVVGALVWLDTAPGHRFLASRIATIKSGSGLRIHVDRIDGSIYRKVVFHNLTLADPRGVFLDARRVELDWWPFAWASNRLDIDRLAIPEATLRKLPRLNPTERRGAILPGFDIRLMQFSVGRLTIAPAVTGRTRLATMAGDADIRGGRAIIDLSTRTVDGGDVLTIALDSRPDKDRFALDVTLNAPKAGVLATMAGLKQATNVRIGGKGRWSRWDGRLAATLDGKPAADFLLAARAGAYSARGTIEGVAIAGNGLLRRMADPRLMVRASGTMVDRVIDGHMALQSAAFDLDADGGIDLRNNALDNMLLTLRLARPQALLKNMRGSDVAARVRLDGPLAAPGYEYLLTARQIAFGKTVIHDVRAEGKGRRAHSGPLLIPVRLGARRLDGQGDLVEGIVRNFQIDGMVQVKGQQIASNPMPFRSDKLRGKLVMLADLRSGRYDVGLDGQLNGLFIKGLGIVDLTSKLRAAPRSDGGFGLSGNALARVRRLDNDFLRSLGGGLPTVRSGLELLKNGELALTGLTLDAPLLTLTGSGLRHPDQTLHLEGTGRHRRYGPLHLTLDGRIERPTIDLTLQRPMDALGLRDVKAHLIPDANGYSYVANGGSTLGPFTGRGVILLPPGGQAVVRVASLAVSGVTASGDIRPIDGGLDGQLGVSGPVSGYIGFKPVDDVQQVQLKLTANDASFDGPTIIAVRRGTLDGTILLKPSATTVNATVQARGLRVGGVLLGRMAANAELIDGVGKVRASLAGQRGRIFDIQGEAQVEPDRIRLSAQGTIDKRAIRLNRAALLTRTEDGWRLSPATINYAGGSLQLAGELGAASTRIEARMEKLPLSLLDIAYDNLGLGGLATGSLSYAQPRGGGLPTGKAELRVRGLSRSGLSLSSRPVDVGVNGVLTQDRLATRMVFVADGKTIGQAQALLNPLGRDGGLVERLNHAPFFAQLRYNGTADTLWRLTGVEIVDIGGPVAVSADMRGTLGEPLITGTFASDNATINSPVTGMRLKAVKARARFAGAQLVFSSFSATAQNGGTVNGTGRFTFNGIGGVGMDLALQADNATVLDRDDIAATVTGPISIRSDGSGGTIGGDLLLNRSRFTMGRAAAVAEIPELRVIEINRAGDEIERPRSSVPWALAIKARARNRLAVSGLGMESEWRADLSIGGTVTSPALAGTADLLTGTYDFAGRRFDLREGKIQFDGRTPVNPTLDIDAEANVSDLTATIHVGGTGLKPDITFSSTPALPQDELLSRILFGTSITNLSAPEALQLASAIGSLQGKGGLDPINAVRKAAGLDRLRIIAADPTQGQGTAIAAGKYLTRKTYVELITDGQGYSATRIEYQVTRWLSLLGAISTLGRESANVRVSRDY; translated from the coding sequence ATGGCGGAGGATGCGCTGGAGCCGCCCCCAACCCCGGTCGTGCCACCGCCGCCATCAACGCCGCAGCCGCAGCGCGCCTGGGATGGGCGCTGGCAACGCTGGTTGCTGGGCATCATCGCCAGCCTGCTCCTGATCGTCGTCGGCGCGCTGGTGTGGCTCGATACCGCGCCCGGCCATCGCTTTCTCGCATCGCGCATCGCCACCATCAAGTCCGGTTCGGGGCTGCGCATCCATGTCGACCGGATCGACGGCAGCATCTATCGCAAGGTGGTTTTCCACAATCTGACGCTGGCTGATCCCAGGGGCGTGTTTCTGGACGCGCGCCGGGTCGAGCTGGACTGGTGGCCCTTCGCCTGGGCGTCGAACCGGCTGGACATCGACCGGCTGGCGATACCGGAAGCGACGCTGCGCAAGCTGCCCAGGCTTAATCCGACCGAGCGGCGGGGGGCGATCCTGCCCGGTTTCGACATTCGCCTGATGCAGTTTTCCGTCGGCCGCCTGACCATCGCGCCGGCTGTCACCGGGCGCACGCGGCTGGCGACGATGGCGGGCGACGCGGATATTCGCGGTGGCCGGGCGATCATCGATCTGTCGACGCGCACGGTGGATGGTGGGGACGTGCTGACCATCGCGCTCGACAGCCGGCCGGACAAGGATCGCTTCGCGCTGGACGTAACGCTGAATGCGCCGAAGGCTGGCGTGCTGGCGACCATGGCGGGCCTTAAACAGGCGACCAATGTGCGGATTGGCGGCAAGGGGCGCTGGAGCCGCTGGGACGGCCGGCTGGCCGCCACGCTGGATGGCAAGCCGGCGGCCGATTTTCTGCTCGCCGCGCGCGCCGGCGCCTATTCGGCGCGCGGCACGATCGAGGGCGTGGCGATCGCGGGCAATGGCCTGTTGCGCCGCATGGCCGATCCGCGCCTGATGGTGCGCGCCAGCGGCACCATGGTCGATCGGGTGATCGACGGGCATATGGCGCTGCAATCGGCCGCCTTCGATCTGGACGCCGATGGCGGCATCGACCTGCGCAACAATGCGCTCGACAATATGCTGCTGACGCTCAGGCTGGCGCGGCCACAGGCCTTGCTCAAAAATATGCGCGGCAGCGATGTCGCGGCCAGGGTCCGGCTGGACGGGCCGCTCGCTGCGCCCGGCTATGAATATCTGCTCACCGCGCGGCAGATCGCTTTCGGCAAGACGGTGATCCATGACGTGCGCGCCGAAGGAAAGGGGCGTCGCGCCCATAGCGGGCCGTTGCTGATCCCGGTCAGGCTGGGTGCGCGCCGGCTCGACGGGCAGGGCGATCTGGTCGAGGGGATCGTCCGCAATTTCCAGATCGACGGCATGGTGCAGGTCAAGGGGCAGCAGATCGCCAGTAATCCCATGCCCTTCCGGTCGGACAAGCTGCGCGGAAAGCTGGTGATGCTCGCCGATCTCAGGAGCGGCCGCTATGATGTCGGGCTGGACGGGCAACTCAATGGCCTGTTCATCAAGGGACTGGGGATTGTCGACCTGACTTCGAAATTGCGCGCTGCGCCGCGCTCCGATGGCGGCTTCGGCCTCAGCGGCAATGCGCTGGCGCGGGTGCGGCGGCTGGACAATGATTTTCTGCGGTCGCTGGGCGGCGGATTGCCGACGGTGCGCAGCGGGCTGGAACTGCTGAAAAATGGCGAACTGGCGCTGACCGGCCTCACGCTGGACGCGCCGCTGCTGACCCTGACCGGCAGCGGCCTTCGCCATCCCGACCAGACGCTGCATCTGGAGGGGACGGGGCGACACCGGCGCTATGGTCCGCTGCACCTGACGCTGGACGGCCGGATCGAGCGGCCGACGATCGACCTGACGCTGCAACGGCCGATGGACGCGCTGGGCCTGCGCGACGTGAAGGCGCATCTGATCCCCGACGCCAATGGCTATAGCTATGTCGCCAATGGCGGATCGACGCTCGGCCCCTTCACCGGCCGGGGCGTCATCCTGTTGCCGCCGGGCGGGCAGGCGGTGGTACGCGTCGCCAGTCTCGCCGTGTCGGGCGTGACCGCCAGCGGCGACATCCGCCCGATCGACGGCGGGCTGGACGGGCAACTGGGCGTCAGCGGGCCGGTGAGCGGCTATATCGGCTTCAAGCCGGTGGACGATGTTCAGCAGGTGCAGCTCAAGCTGACCGCCAACGACGCCAGTTTCGACGGGCCGACCATCATCGCGGTGCGGCGCGGGACGCTGGACGGAACGATCCTGCTCAAGCCGTCGGCCACCACGGTCAACGCCACGGTGCAGGCACGGGGGTTGCGCGTGGGCGGAGTGCTGCTGGGGCGGATGGCCGCCAATGCCGAACTGATCGATGGCGTGGGCAAGGTCCGCGCCAGCCTGGCGGGGCAGCGCGGCCGTATCTTCGATATTCAGGGCGAGGCGCAGGTGGAGCCGGATCGCATCCGCCTGTCGGCGCAGGGGACGATCGACAAGCGCGCCATCCGCCTCAATCGCGCGGCGTTGCTGACCAGGACCGAGGATGGCTGGCGGCTGTCGCCCGCGACCATCAACTATGCCGGCGGGTCGCTGCAACTGGCGGGCGAACTGGGCGCCGCCTCGACCCGCATCGAGGCGCGGATGGAGAAATTGCCGCTCTCGCTGCTCGACATCGCTTATGACAATCTGGGGCTGGGCGGTCTTGCCACCGGATCGCTCAGCTATGCCCAGCCGCGCGGCGGCGGCCTGCCCACCGGCAAGGCGGAATTGCGGGTGCGCGGCCTGTCGCGATCGGGCCTGTCCCTCAGTTCGCGCCCGGTCGATGTCGGCGTCAATGGGGTGCTGACCCAGGACCGGCTGGCGACCCGCATGGTGTTCGTCGCCGACGGCAAGACGATCGGCCAGGCGCAGGCGCTGCTCAATCCGCTCGGCAGGGATGGCGGGTTGGTCGAGCGGCTGAACCATGCGCCCTTCTTCGCCCAGTTGCGCTACAACGGCACCGCCGACACGCTGTGGCGGCTGACCGGGGTGGAGATTGTCGACATTGGCGGCCCGGTCGCGGTGTCGGCCGACATGCGTGGTACGCTGGGTGAGCCGCTCATCACCGGCACCTTCGCCAGCGATAACGCCACGATCAACAGTCCGGTCACGGGGATGCGGCTGAAGGCCGTCAAGGCGCGGGCGCGCTTTGCCGGGGCGCAACTGGTCTTTTCCAGCTTTTCCGCGACCGCGCAAAATGGCGGAACGGTGAACGGCACCGGCCGCTTCACCTTCAACGGCATTGGCGGCGTCGGCATGGATCTGGCCTTGCAGGCGGACAATGCCACGGTGCTTGACCGCGATGACATCGCCGCCACCGTCACCGGGCCGATCAGCATCCGGTCGGACGGATCGGGGGGGACGATCGGCGGCGACCTGCTGCTCAATCGCAGCCGCTTCACCATGGGCCGCGCCGCCGCGGTCGCCGAAATCCCCGAATTGCGCGTGATCGAGATCAACCGCGCTGGTGACGAGATCGAGCGGCCGCGTTCCAGCGTGCCATGGGCGCTGGCGATCAAGGCGCGGGCGCGCAACCGGCTGGCGGTCAGTGGCCTTGGCATGGAAAGCGAATGGCGCGCGGACCTCAGCATTGGCGGCACCGTGACCAGCCCCGCGCTGGCAGGGACCGCAGACCTGCTGACCGGCACCTATGATTTCGCCGGCCGCCGTTTCGACCTGCGCGAAGGCAAGATCCAGTTTGACGGGCGCACCCCGGTCAACCCGACACTGGATATCGATGCGGAGGCCAATGTCAGCGATCTGACCGCCACCATCCATGTCGGTGGTACTGGCCTGAAGCCCGACATCACGTTCAGCAGCACGCCCGCCTTGCCGCAGGACGAACTTCTGTCCCGCATCCTGTTCGGCACGTCGATCACCAATCTGTCCGCGCCCGAAGCATTGCAACTCGCTTCGGCGATCGGTTCGCTTCAGGGCAAGGGCGGGCTGGACCCGATCAACGCGGTGCGCAAGGCGGCGGGCCTCGACCGGCTGCGCATCATCGCCGCCGATCCGACCCAGGGGCAGGGGACGGCGATCGCGGCGGGCAAATATCTGACCCGTAAAACCTATGTCGAGTTGATAACGGACGGGCAGGGTTATAGCGCGACCCGGATCGAATATCAGGTCACGCGCTGGCTTTCGCTGCTCGGCGCGATCTCCACGCTCGGCCGCGAAAGCGCCAACGTGCGGGTTTCCAGGGACTATTGA
- a CDS encoding sugar porter family MFS transporter — protein MSEGSAERVNMAFIAAIVAVATIGGFMFGYDSGVINGTQKGLESAFDLGKLGIGVNVGAILVGSSIGAFGAGRMADIIGRRGVMMLAAALFLVSALLAGAAGSSALFIIARIIGGLGVGAASVISPVYISEVTPANVRGRLSSVQQVMIISGLTGAFIANFVLARYAGGSTAPLWLDFPAWRWMFWLQAIPAAIYLLALLVIPESPRYLVARGQEARAHAVLTKLFGADAATRKVAEIRDSLAADHHRPKLSDLISKTTGKIRPIVWTGIGLAVFQQLVGINVVFYYGATLWEAVGFSEDNALQINILSGVLSIGACLGTIMLVDRIGRKPLLLIGSAGMAVTLAVVAYAFSTAVTGADGGVVLPGHNGLMALIAANLYVIFFNLSWGPIMWVMLGEMFPNQIRGSGLAVAGFAQWIANAAISVSFPSLAVSPGLVVTYTGYALFAAISFFFVRAMVHETKGRELEDMVG, from the coding sequence ATGAGTGAGGGGAGCGCCGAGAGGGTCAATATGGCCTTCATCGCCGCGATCGTGGCCGTGGCGACGATCGGCGGATTCATGTTCGGTTATGATTCGGGCGTCATCAACGGTACGCAAAAGGGGCTGGAAAGCGCCTTCGACCTCGGCAAGCTGGGCATCGGCGTCAATGTCGGCGCGATTCTGGTCGGCTCCTCGATCGGCGCGTTCGGCGCGGGTCGGATGGCCGACATTATCGGCCGGCGCGGCGTGATGATGCTGGCCGCCGCGCTCTTCCTCGTCAGCGCGCTGCTGGCGGGCGCGGCCGGTTCCTCCGCCCTCTTCATCATCGCGCGCATCATCGGCGGTCTGGGCGTCGGCGCGGCGAGCGTGATCTCGCCCGTCTATATCTCCGAAGTCACCCCGGCCAATGTCCGTGGCCGGCTGTCGTCGGTGCAGCAGGTGATGATCATCTCCGGTCTGACCGGCGCATTTATCGCGAACTTCGTGCTGGCCCGCTATGCTGGCGGATCGACCGCGCCGCTGTGGCTCGACTTCCCGGCCTGGCGCTGGATGTTCTGGTTGCAGGCGATCCCGGCCGCCATCTATTTGCTGGCGCTGCTCGTCATCCCCGAAAGCCCCCGCTATCTGGTCGCGCGCGGGCAGGAAGCGCGCGCCCATGCGGTGCTGACCAAGCTGTTCGGCGCCGATGCCGCGACGCGCAAGGTCGCCGAAATCCGCGACAGCCTGGCCGCCGACCATCACCGCCCCAAACTCTCCGACCTGATCAGCAAGACCACCGGCAAGATCCGCCCGATCGTCTGGACCGGCATTGGCCTGGCCGTCTTTCAGCAACTGGTCGGCATCAACGTCGTTTTCTATTATGGCGCGACCCTGTGGGAGGCCGTCGGCTTTTCGGAAGATAATGCGCTTCAGATCAACATCCTGTCGGGCGTGCTGTCGATCGGCGCGTGCCTCGGCACGATCATGCTGGTGGACCGGATCGGCCGCAAGCCGCTGCTGCTGATCGGATCGGCCGGCATGGCGGTGACGCTGGCGGTGGTCGCCTATGCCTTCTCCACCGCCGTCACCGGCGCGGATGGCGGTGTCGTGCTGCCGGGCCATAACGGTCTGATGGCGCTGATCGCGGCGAACCTCTATGTGATCTTCTTCAACCTCAGTTGGGGGCCGATCATGTGGGTGATGCTGGGCGAAATGTTCCCCAACCAGATTCGCGGATCGGGTCTGGCGGTCGCAGGCTTTGCTCAGTGGATCGCCAATGCCGCCATTTCGGTCAGCTTCCCCTCGCTCGCCGTGTCGCCGGGGCTGGTCGTCACCTATACCGGCTATGCGCTGTTCGCGGCGATCAGCTTCTTCTTCGTCCGCGCCATGGTGCATGAAACCAAGGGCCGCGAGCTTGAGGATATGGTCGGCTGA
- a CDS encoding L-serine ammonia-lyase codes for MTKSRIDAAAAISVTDLFTIGIGPSSSHTVGPMRAALLFMDSLPARPKRVQCELFGSLALTGRGHATDSAVLLGLSGYRPESVDPDAIPAILAAIRADGRIRAGSAVDQWVDFKEERDLLFRMGDFLEAHSNGMRFSAWLAGEAEPLVRDYYSIGGGAVLPGVVPTSDDAPLGHNVVQPYPFSSGAEMLCQGEASGLSIATLVLRNEGAWRAQGETEAFLDSVIDAMSASIDRGLEQEGLLPGGLKVRRRARAIHQRLRLQQDALGPAQIFEWVSLFALAVNEENAAGGRVVTAPTNGAAGVIPAVLHYYRRFVPGADRDGERRFLLTAAAIGFLYKKRASISAAEMGCQGEVGVACSMAAAGLAAVLGGTNGQVENAAEIGMEHNLGLTCDPIGGLVQIPCIERNTMGAVKAINAAYLALQGDGRHIVSLDAVIETMRQTGEDMASRYKETSLGGLAVNVVEC; via the coding sequence ATGACGAAAAGCCGTATCGACGCCGCCGCCGCGATCAGCGTGACGGACCTGTTCACCATCGGCATCGGGCCGTCCAGCTCGCACACGGTCGGGCCGATGCGCGCCGCACTGCTGTTCATGGACTCGCTGCCCGCCCGGCCGAAGCGGGTGCAGTGCGAACTGTTCGGATCGCTGGCGCTGACCGGCCGGGGCCACGCCACCGACAGTGCCGTCCTGCTTGGCCTGTCGGGCTATCGCCCCGAAAGCGTCGATCCCGACGCGATTCCCGCCATCCTCGCCGCGATCCGCGCCGATGGGCGCATCCGGGCGGGCAGTGCGGTCGACCAGTGGGTGGATTTCAAGGAAGAACGCGATCTCCTCTTCCGCATGGGTGACTTTCTGGAAGCGCACAGCAACGGAATGCGCTTTTCCGCCTGGTTGGCCGGAGAGGCGGAGCCGCTGGTGCGGGATTATTATTCGATCGGCGGCGGCGCGGTGCTGCCGGGTGTCGTCCCGACCAGCGATGACGCGCCGCTCGGCCATAATGTCGTTCAGCCCTATCCCTTTTCCTCCGGCGCGGAAATGCTGTGCCAGGGCGAGGCGAGCGGCCTGTCGATCGCGACTCTGGTGCTGCGCAACGAAGGGGCGTGGCGCGCGCAGGGCGAGACGGAGGCGTTTCTCGACAGCGTGATCGACGCCATGAGCGCTTCGATCGATCGCGGGCTGGAGCAGGAAGGGCTGCTGCCTGGCGGCCTCAAGGTCCGTCGCCGCGCCCGCGCCATTCATCAGCGGCTGCGGCTGCAACAGGATGCGCTGGGACCGGCACAGATTTTCGAATGGGTCAGCCTGTTCGCGCTGGCGGTGAATGAGGAAAATGCGGCGGGCGGCCGGGTCGTTACCGCACCCACCAATGGCGCGGCGGGGGTGATCCCGGCGGTGCTGCATTATTATCGCCGCTTCGTGCCGGGCGCGGACCGCGATGGCGAACGCCGCTTCCTGCTGACCGCCGCCGCGATCGGTTTCCTTTACAAGAAGCGCGCCTCCATCTCGGCGGCGGAAATGGGCTGTCAGGGGGAGGTCGGCGTCGCCTGCTCGATGGCGGCGGCGGGGCTGGCCGCCGTGCTGGGCGGGACCAACGGGCAGGTCGAAAATGCCGCCGAAATCGGCATGGAGCATAATCTGGGCCTGACCTGCGACCCGATCGGCGGCCTCGTCCAGATCCCCTGTATCGAGCGCAACACGATGGGCGCGGTCAAGGCGATCAACGCCGCCTATCTCGCGCTACAGGGCGATGGCCGGCACATCGTCAGTCTGGACGCGGTGATCGAAACCATGCGCCAGACCGGCGAGGACATGGCCAGCCGCTATAAGGAAACCTCGCTTGGCGGGCTGGCGGTCAATGTCGTGGAATGTTGA
- a CDS encoding aldose 1-epimerase, with amino-acid sequence MSQDIVTLRAGGLEAALSPAIGGSLLWLTLDGVDLLRRAPADSDDVLAMASFPLVPYANRIADGRFAFGGRDHQLPLNFGDHPHSIHGFGWQAKWTASGTDISSTTLTHIHAGNTGWPFPYRAEQHVALTPSDLFLSLSLYNAGDTPMPAGLGFHPYLLADPATTLHFDANCLWLSTPDMLPDHEAPADALGDWSRPAMVRGDYLVDNAYSGWNGTATVLRGDGIRLRLNATGADFLHVYRPPGSVDFCLEPVSHMPDAINRDAMPILAPGGTARLTMTIAIDKIDQTLPKSDGIA; translated from the coding sequence CTGAGCCAGGATATCGTCACCTTAAGGGCGGGAGGGCTGGAAGCGGCCCTCTCCCCGGCGATCGGCGGATCGCTGCTCTGGCTGACGCTGGACGGCGTCGACCTGTTGCGCCGCGCGCCTGCCGACAGCGATGATGTGCTGGCGATGGCCAGCTTTCCGCTCGTCCCTTATGCCAATCGCATTGCGGACGGGCGGTTCGCCTTTGGCGGCCGCGACCATCAGCTCCCGCTCAATTTCGGCGATCATCCGCACAGTATTCACGGCTTTGGCTGGCAAGCGAAGTGGACGGCGAGTGGAACAGATATTTCGTCCACCACGCTGACCCATATCCATGCCGGCAACACCGGCTGGCCCTTCCCCTATCGGGCGGAACAGCATGTCGCGCTCACCCCGTCGGACCTGTTCCTGTCGTTGTCGCTTTACAATGCCGGCGACACGCCGATGCCGGCCGGCCTTGGCTTCCACCCCTATTTGCTTGCCGACCCCGCGACGACGCTGCACTTCGACGCGAATTGTCTGTGGCTCTCCACCCCCGACATGCTGCCCGACCATGAGGCGCCCGCCGATGCGCTGGGCGACTGGTCGCGCCCCGCCATGGTGCGCGGCGATTATCTGGTCGACAATGCCTATAGCGGCTGGAACGGCACGGCGACGGTCTTGCGCGGCGACGGCATTCGGCTCAGGCTGAACGCGACCGGCGCGGACTTTCTGCATGTCTATCGCCCGCCCGGCAGCGTCGATTTCTGTCTGGAGCCGGTCAGCCATATGCCCGACGCGATCAATCGCGACGCCATGCCGATCCTGGCGCCGGGCGGGACCGCGCGCCTGACCATGACCATCGCCATCGACAAAATCGACCAGACGCTTCCGAAATCGGACGGGATCGCCTAA
- a CDS encoding outer membrane protein, translating to MRKLMVATLLAGATVATPALAQDANPTFTGPRVEAILGYDRTGAGSDVDNDNGHDDQKIDGLLYGVGAGYDVNLGSAVVGVEGEYTDSTAKSSRNDFSDQFGFGRVKQGRDLYIGARAGILANPATLVYVKGGYTNTKLDVLAGDTNQETDANFKLDGWRIGAGVERAINANTFAKVEYRYSKYDSAHIDYMDGATSSEFDIDTDRHQVVASVGWRF from the coding sequence ATGCGTAAGTTGATGGTCGCAACTCTTCTGGCCGGCGCCACCGTCGCCACCCCCGCCCTGGCGCAGGACGCCAACCCGACCTTCACCGGTCCCCGCGTCGAGGCCATTCTCGGCTATGACCGCACCGGCGCGGGCAGCGACGTGGACAATGACAATGGCCATGACGATCAGAAGATTGACGGCCTGCTCTATGGCGTCGGCGCGGGCTATGATGTGAATCTGGGCAGCGCGGTCGTCGGCGTCGAGGGCGAATATACCGACTCCACCGCCAAGAGCAGCCGCAACGACTTTTCCGACCAGTTCGGGTTCGGTCGGGTCAAGCAGGGCCGCGACCTCTATATCGGTGCGCGCGCCGGCATCCTCGCCAACCCGGCCACGCTCGTCTATGTAAAGGGCGGCTACACCAACACCAAGCTGGACGTGCTGGCCGGCGACACCAATCAGGAAACCGACGCCAATTTCAAGCTGGACGGCTGGCGCATCGGCGCGGGCGTGGAGCGGGCGATCAACGCCAACACCTTCGCCAAGGTCGAATATCGCTACTCCAAATATGACAGCGCCCATATCGATTATATGGACGGCGCGACCAGCAGCGAATTCGACATCGACACCGACCGGCATCAGGTGGTGGCCAGCGTCGGCTGGCGCTTCTGA
- a CDS encoding lipopolysaccharide assembly protein LapA domain-containing protein, translating to MQFLRTAFWVVIAVGLAFFCMANYVPVTVRLWGDMVMETKLPVLLIGAFLLGALPFWVMARATRWRMRRRLDSAERALVAATAAAAPPPTPAASDTPAIPAITDSPTPISNATGPA from the coding sequence ATGCAATTTTTGCGGACAGCCTTCTGGGTCGTCATCGCCGTGGGACTCGCCTTCTTCTGCATGGCGAATTACGTCCCCGTGACCGTGCGCCTGTGGGGTGACATGGTGATGGAAACCAAGCTGCCCGTGCTGCTGATCGGCGCGTTCCTGCTGGGCGCGCTGCCCTTCTGGGTGATGGCGCGGGCAACTCGCTGGCGGATGCGACGCCGGCTCGACAGCGCCGAGCGCGCGCTGGTCGCCGCCACCGCAGCCGCCGCGCCGCCGCCCACCCCGGCCGCTTCCGACACGCCGGCCATTCCCGCCATTACGGACTCGCCCACCCCCATTTCCAACGCTACAGGACCAGCATGA
- the pyrF gene encoding orotidine-5'-phosphate decarboxylase, whose translation MSSPIYVAIDTPDLTKAQTLAGQVKHHVGGLKLGLEFFCAHGHHGVHEMMKFGLPIFLDLKLHDIPNTVAKAVQALHLLEPAILTVHAAGGRAMLEDAKAAAGVNTKVVAVTVLTSLDNGDLLDIGVGGKAEDQVRRLADLAQSAGLDGIVCSGEEVALAKAAWADGFFVVPGVRPAGGALGDQKRAVTPRQALDRGASILVVGRPISLAENPDMAAREIEATL comes from the coding sequence ATGAGCAGCCCCATCTATGTCGCCATCGATACGCCCGACCTGACCAAGGCGCAGACGCTTGCGGGACAGGTGAAGCATCATGTCGGCGGGCTGAAGCTGGGCCTCGAATTTTTCTGCGCCCATGGCCATCATGGCGTGCATGAGATGATGAAGTTCGGCCTGCCGATCTTCCTCGACCTGAAACTGCACGATATTCCCAATACGGTGGCGAAGGCGGTGCAGGCGCTGCATCTGCTGGAGCCGGCGATCCTGACTGTCCACGCCGCCGGCGGCCGCGCCATGCTGGAGGACGCGAAAGCAGCGGCGGGGGTCAACACCAAGGTCGTGGCCGTGACCGTGTTGACCAGCCTCGACAATGGCGACCTGCTGGATATCGGCGTGGGCGGAAAGGCGGAGGATCAGGTTCGCCGCCTCGCCGATCTGGCGCAGAGCGCCGGCCTCGACGGCATCGTCTGTTCGGGCGAGGAAGTGGCGCTGGCCAAGGCGGCATGGGCTGACGGCTTCTTCGTCGTGCCGGGCGTCCGCCCCGCCGGCGGCGCGCTGGGCGACCAGAAGCGCGCAGTGACGCCACGGCAGGCGCTGGATCGCGGCGCATCGATCCTGGTGGTCGGCCGCCCGATCAGCCTGGCGGAGAACCCGGACATGGCCGCGCGGGAGATTGAGGCGACACTGTAG
- a CDS encoding acyl-CoA thioesterase has product MSNAIPHLYPVGIDPDDIDFMGHVNNASYLKWVQNAVLDHWRALAPADAVAQHLWVALKHEITYRKPTFLNDEVIATVLLEKVQGARAFYETVIRRGEEVLAEVKSSWCCVDAGTLRPARIARDVMQHFFRPDEAEGG; this is encoded by the coding sequence GTGAGTAACGCGATTCCCCACCTCTATCCCGTTGGCATCGACCCGGACGACATCGACTTCATGGGTCATGTCAACAATGCCAGTTACCTCAAATGGGTGCAGAACGCCGTGCTGGACCATTGGCGCGCGCTGGCCCCGGCCGACGCGGTCGCCCAGCATCTGTGGGTCGCGCTCAAGCATGAAATCACCTATCGCAAGCCCACCTTCCTGAACGACGAGGTGATCGCCACCGTCCTGCTGGAGAAAGTGCAGGGCGCGCGCGCCTTCTACGAAACCGTGATCCGCCGGGGCGAAGAGGTGCTGGCCGAGGTCAAGTCGAGCTGGTGCTGCGTTGATGCAGGCACGTTGCGCCCGGCCCGCATTGCTCGCGACGTGATGCAACATTTCTTTCGCCCGGATGAGGCGGAAGGCGGATAG